The Limnochordia bacterium genome contains a region encoding:
- a CDS encoding cyclase family protein, with protein MLIDITLPLTGESPVYPGDQPFSRTVTSSMEDGASSNNSVIKMGVHCGTHIDAPRHFMSEGRTIETLSPDLFIGKCKVLDLTFVESIIDVSVLQSVDLGGCTRLLLKTSNARLLQQGRFCTDYVALSKCGAQYLVEKGVKLIGIDYYSIAPFTEPEGVHRLILANDDMAILEAVDLSTVTPGEYELLCLPLLIPGADAAPVRAFLRSVGSCR; from the coding sequence ATGCTGATTGATATCACGCTACCTCTTACGGGCGAATCCCCGGTCTATCCGGGGGACCAACCTTTCTCAAGGACAGTCACTAGCTCAATGGAAGATGGAGCTTCGAGCAACAACTCCGTAATCAAGATGGGTGTTCATTGCGGTACCCATATTGATGCTCCGCGTCACTTCATGTCTGAAGGGCGGACCATTGAGACGCTTTCCCCTGATCTGTTTATTGGCAAGTGTAAGGTGTTGGATCTAACCTTTGTAGAATCAATCATCGATGTCTCTGTGCTGCAATCCGTTGACCTTGGCGGATGTACTCGGTTGTTGTTGAAGACAAGTAATGCGCGTCTGTTGCAGCAAGGACGGTTTTGCACCGATTATGTGGCCTTGAGTAAGTGTGGTGCTCAGTACTTGGTGGAAAAGGGTGTAAAGCTAATTGGCATAGACTACTACTCCATCGCTCCTTTTACAGAACCAGAAGGGGTCCATCGACTAATCCTAGCCAACGATGATATGGCAATCCTTGAAGCAGTGGATCTTAGTACTGTTACACCGGGTGAGTATGAGTTGCTCTGCTTGCCTTTACTGATTCCGGGAGCGGATGCAGCACCAGTTCGTGCGTTCCTGCGAAGTGTTGGTTCATGTAGATGA
- a CDS encoding MFS transporter, producing MEQTDNRQIAVYENIDRNFKTSTLDAVLYSLAVGMVNPFLGVYVLRLGASNFLLGLVTSLPALVNALFFIPATQLVRNETTRLPIVLRSSTIGRTCYLLFAILALLPIPHPIKAVLFVLFLAGMNIPGSVTGLAWTEMFGNIFPDEKRAEIVAWRNMFAGIATMVGTIAAGYFLDQVRFPYNFASAFFMAYLMAMGSVYFLTKTIEPNDGYVQSNAPFKIRPLFGGECGHRFKYFCMAVFVMQVGVFMTAPVGTVYLVEKLSLSNGNLGLLTTSASLTAIFGFLLWGRVAANKGNSFVLVVSMLGIGVFSLLFTLYESLAYLIGLHLFLGIFNAGYGISVFNLLLEYADPQYKTNSIAFYNTIVNLAAFTAPFVGSALLGRLSFNEIFVLAGVIRLLGVVLLFRTVELGKLLRRDTVETHYHGS from the coding sequence GTGGAGCAGACTGACAATAGGCAGATTGCTGTTTATGAGAATATTGATCGGAATTTCAAGACTAGTACCTTGGATGCGGTTCTTTACAGTCTGGCGGTGGGGATGGTCAATCCTTTTTTGGGGGTGTACGTTCTTAGATTAGGTGCCTCCAATTTCTTGTTGGGTTTGGTGACCAGTTTGCCGGCGCTGGTAAATGCTCTTTTCTTCATTCCTGCTACTCAGTTGGTGAGGAATGAAACGACAAGGCTACCCATAGTGTTAAGGAGTTCAACCATCGGACGAACGTGTTACCTGCTTTTTGCCATTTTGGCGTTATTGCCGATACCACATCCAATTAAGGCAGTACTTTTTGTGTTGTTTCTTGCTGGGATGAATATACCAGGATCGGTGACGGGTTTGGCCTGGACGGAGATGTTCGGCAACATTTTTCCCGATGAGAAGCGGGCAGAGATCGTTGCATGGCGTAATATGTTTGCCGGAATCGCTACCATGGTGGGCACAATTGCTGCCGGATACTTCCTGGACCAGGTGCGTTTTCCATACAACTTTGCCAGTGCGTTCTTTATGGCATACTTAATGGCCATGGGTTCAGTGTATTTCCTAACCAAGACCATTGAGCCCAATGACGGATATGTACAGTCCAATGCGCCGTTCAAGATTCGCCCCTTATTTGGCGGAGAGTGTGGGCACCGTTTCAAGTACTTTTGCATGGCGGTGTTTGTGATGCAGGTAGGGGTCTTTATGACCGCCCCTGTGGGCACGGTATACTTGGTGGAGAAGCTATCCCTATCCAACGGGAACTTGGGTCTGCTTACCACCAGCGCCAGCTTAACCGCTATTTTTGGTTTTCTACTATGGGGGCGGGTGGCTGCAAATAAGGGTAACAGTTTTGTGCTAGTAGTATCCATGTTAGGCATAGGTGTGTTCTCCCTATTATTTACTTTATATGAGTCCTTGGCCTATCTGATTGGCTTGCATTTGTTTTTAGGAATCTTCAACGCAGGGTATGGGATTAGCGTGTTTAACCTGCTGCTAGAATATGCCGATCCCCAGTATAAGACTAACAGTATTGCATTTTACAATACCATTGTGAACCTGGCAGCCTTTACCGCTCCCTTCGTAGGGTCAGCGCTTCTTGGCCGCTTATCCTTCAATGAGATCTTTGTATTGGCGGGAGTAATCAGGTTGCTTGGTGTGGTCTTGCTATTTCGCACCGTGGAGCTTGGGAAGCTTCTAAGGAGGGATACCGTTGAAACTCATTATCACGGTAGTTAG